In Buchnera aphidicola (Lipaphis pseudobrassicae), a genomic segment contains:
- a CDS encoding electron transport complex subunit E — protein MKIKTFLKNRFWINNSSLVQLLGLCPVLAMTTSSVNAIGLGITTTLVLTITNTIISMLKKIIPKDIRIPIYMMLISSIVTSIEMLIHAYQFDLYRSLGIFIPLIVTNCIIVGRADLIAYKSSICLSFFDGISIGLGATCAMFIIGSIREILGHGTLFFGINKIILSVDPSFFIKILDKDSTIILAILPPGGFFILGCIIAMKNYIDLYNKKNTILNNLKCCLKK, from the coding sequence ATTAAAATAAAAACTTTTTTAAAAAATAGATTTTGGATAAACAATTCTTCTTTAGTTCAATTGTTAGGATTGTGTCCAGTGTTAGCGATGACTACTAGTTCTGTTAATGCAATTGGATTGGGAATAACAACTACTTTGGTTTTAACAATTACAAATACTATAATTTCTATGTTAAAAAAAATAATACCTAAAGATATAAGAATTCCTATTTATATGATGTTAATTTCTTCTATTGTTACATCTATAGAAATGTTAATTCATGCTTATCAATTTGATTTGTATCGATCATTAGGTATTTTTATTCCACTAATAGTTACTAATTGTATTATTGTTGGAAGAGCGGACCTTATAGCTTATAAAAGTTCTATATGTCTATCTTTTTTTGATGGAATTTCAATAGGTTTAGGTGCAACTTGTGCTATGTTTATAATTGGTTCCATACGTGAAATATTAGGTCATGGAACATTATTTTTTGGAATAAATAAAATCATTTTAAGTGTAGATCCCTCTTTTTTTATAAAAATACTAGACAAAGATTCTACTATAATTTTGGCTATTTTACCACCAGGTGGTTTCTTTATTTTAGGTTGTATAATTGCTATGAAAAATTATATAGATTTATATAACAAAAAAAATACTATCTTAAATAATTTAAAATGCTGTTTAAAAAAATAA
- a CDS encoding 4Fe-4S dicluster domain-containing protein, with product KMLIGKEIPYNKHSIDIGCLVFNVATIYAIKRAVINGEPLTERIVTILSDEKSLSGNFWMRIGTPIEHLVKHKIHEKNVNITGHLGGPFMGKKIYNLNDCISKKTNFIWLQFKKDTYKKIVHYNCIRCSYCSNVCPVNLLPQQIYLYAKNKNHEKTREYNVLDCIECKACEKVCPSHISLVKFFKKEKKILKDINIENRLKKLSFLRFKEREKRLLKQKEIINNICNLEEKNKRKQKVYEAIERMKAKT from the coding sequence AAAATGTTAATAGGAAAGGAAATACCATATAATAAACATTCTATTGATATAGGTTGTCTTGTATTTAATGTTGCTACAATATATGCAATAAAAAGAGCAGTTATAAATGGCGAACCATTAACTGAGCGTATTGTTACTATTTTGAGTGACGAGAAAAGTTTATCAGGAAATTTTTGGATGAGAATTGGAACTCCAATAGAACATCTTGTTAAACATAAAATACATGAAAAGAATGTTAATATCACTGGACATCTAGGAGGTCCTTTTATGGGAAAAAAAATTTATAATTTAAATGATTGTATATCAAAAAAAACCAATTTTATTTGGCTTCAATTTAAAAAAGATACGTATAAAAAAATCGTTCATTATAATTGCATTCGATGTAGTTATTGTTCAAATGTATGTCCAGTAAATTTGCTTCCTCAACAAATTTATTTATATGCTAAAAATAAAAATCATGAAAAAACACGCGAATATAATGTATTAGATTGTATCGAATGTAAAGCATGCGAAAAAGTTTGTCCTAGTCATATTTCTCTAGTGAAATTTTTTAAAAAAGAAAAAAAAATTCTTAAAGATATAAATATAGAAAATAGATTGAAAAAACTATCTTTTTTACGTTTTAAAGAAAGAGAAAAAAGATTGTTAAAGCAAAAAGAAATAATTAATAATATATGCAATTTAGAAGAAAAAAATAAGCGAAAACAAAAAGTTTACGAAGCAATAGAACGTATGAAAGCAAAAACATAA
- a CDS encoding RnfABCDGE type electron transport complex subunit D produces the protein MNFPYVNDIYDVRKIMLLVILSCIPGIIAKCYFFGFGTLIQILFAIVVALLLEIVVLKIRSKNVKIYLYDNSSILTAVLLGVSVPSLLPWWMMIIGVFFSIVIAKHLYGGIGQNIFNPAMLGYAVLLISFPVYMNNWSGSNSHFSVFKDIKQSVNIIFLNNDINDIKNVNVNMFPDMFTEATPLNCFKTKYHLKNDDVLDNYQFQDITFQDSWKYINISFFLGGIFLFLKKIFCWRIPVSFLITLGTLSIFSFLISKEFFLSPLVHFFSGGTMICSFFIATDPVTTSCTNIGKIIFGMVVAVLTWIIRNYTDYPDGIAFSILFANMLVPLIDYCTKTSGYGHNNI, from the coding sequence ATAAATTTTCCTTATGTAAATGATATTTATGATGTTAGAAAAATAATGTTATTAGTAATTTTATCTTGTATTCCAGGTATTATTGCTAAATGTTATTTTTTTGGTTTTGGTACTTTAATACAAATTTTATTTGCAATAGTAGTTGCTTTACTATTAGAAATAGTAGTATTAAAAATACGTTCAAAAAACGTAAAAATATATCTATATGATAATTCCTCTATTTTAACTGCAGTTTTACTTGGAGTTAGTGTTCCTTCTTTACTTCCTTGGTGGATGATGATTATTGGAGTATTTTTTTCAATTGTCATTGCTAAACATTTATATGGTGGAATAGGTCAAAATATATTTAATCCTGCTATGTTAGGTTATGCAGTATTATTAATTTCTTTTCCAGTTTATATGAATAATTGGAGTGGAAGTAATTCGCACTTTTCTGTTTTTAAAGATATTAAACAATCTGTAAATATTATTTTTTTGAATAATGATATCAATGATATTAAAAATGTTAATGTAAATATGTTTCCTGATATGTTCACCGAAGCGACTCCTTTAAACTGCTTTAAAACAAAATATCATTTAAAAAATGATGATGTTTTAGATAATTATCAATTTCAAGATATCACCTTTCAAGATAGCTGGAAATATATAAATATAAGTTTTTTTTTAGGAGGTATTTTTTTATTTTTAAAAAAAATATTTTGTTGGCGTATTCCAGTAAGTTTTTTAATTACTTTAGGAACATTATCAATATTTTCTTTTTTGATCTCAAAAGAATTTTTTTTGTCTCCATTAGTACATTTTTTTTCTGGAGGAACAATGATATGTAGTTTTTTTATTGCTACGGATCCAGTTACTACTTCTTGTACTAATATAGGAAAAATAATATTTGGTATGGTTGTTGCTGTTTTGACTTGGATTATTCGTAATTATACTGATTATCCAGATGGTATAGCTTTTTCAATTTTATTTGCAAACATGCTAGTTCCATTAATAGATTATTGTACTAAAACGTCTGGATATGGTCATAATAATATATAA
- the rsxA gene encoding electron transport complex subunit RsxA codes for MKHYFLFFISNVLVENFILVKFLGLCPFLGVSNKLKTAIGMSFATTFVVLMSSILLWLVNFFILLPLNVVYLRIIAYMLIISVSVQFLEIILRHTSPILYRVLGIFLPLITTNCAVLAIPLFSLYLNHTFLESVYYGISASLGFALVMIIFSGLRERIILSDIPLPFQGAPIVLITISIISIAFMGFKGLVKF; via the coding sequence ATGAAACATTATTTTTTATTTTTTATTTCTAATGTACTAGTAGAAAATTTTATTTTAGTAAAATTTCTCGGTTTATGTCCATTTTTAGGCGTTTCAAATAAATTAAAAACCGCTATTGGAATGAGTTTTGCTACTACTTTTGTTGTACTAATGTCTTCAATATTATTATGGTTAGTTAATTTTTTTATTTTGTTACCTTTGAATGTAGTTTATTTAAGAATTATAGCTTATATGTTGATTATTTCAGTTAGTGTTCAATTTTTAGAAATTATATTACGTCATACTAGTCCGATTCTATATCGAGTACTTGGAATTTTTCTACCTCTTATTACAACGAATTGTGCAGTTTTAGCTATTCCATTATTTAGCTTATACTTGAATCATACATTTCTAGAATCTGTATATTATGGTATTAGTGCATCTTTAGGATTTGCATTAGTAATGATAATTTTTTCTGGTTTACGCGAACGTATAATATTATCTGATATTCCCTTGCCATTTCAAGGCGCACCTATTGTTTTAATAACTATAAGTATCATATCTATTGCGTTTATGGGATTTAAAGGTTTGGTTAAATTTTAA
- the nth gene encoding endonuclease III — MNKEKRYNILSLFLKHNPNPNTELIFTSDFELLLSVMLSARSTDLMVNKITKVLFSVANTPESILLLGLEELKSYIKHVGLYHTKALNIIRTSFLIVTKYQGYIPKNRNDLESFPGVGRKTANIILNILFKKKTIAVDTHVFRVSNRTNFASGKNVKEVEKKLNRVVPAVFKSKIHFWFVLHGRYICTARKVKCNICLIDKFCEFKEKK; from the coding sequence ATGAACAAAGAGAAACGTTATAATATTTTATCTTTATTTTTAAAACATAATCCTAATCCCAATACAGAGCTAATTTTTACCTCAGATTTTGAATTGTTACTATCTGTAATGCTTTCGGCTAGATCTACTGATCTTATGGTAAATAAAATTACTAAAGTTTTATTTAGTGTTGCTAATACTCCTGAAAGTATTTTACTGTTGGGTTTAGAAGAACTGAAAAGTTATATTAAACATGTTGGTTTATATCATACTAAAGCATTAAATATTATTAGAACTTCTTTTTTAATAGTTACTAAATATCAAGGTTACATTCCTAAAAATCGTAATGATCTAGAATCTTTTCCTGGAGTTGGTAGAAAAACAGCTAATATTATTTTAAATATATTATTTAAAAAAAAAACTATTGCTGTTGATACACATGTTTTTAGAGTATCTAATCGTACTAATTTTGCTAGTGGTAAAAATGTAAAAGAGGTTGAAAAAAAATTAAATAGAGTAGTTCCTGCTGTTTTTAAATCGAAAATCCATTTTTGGTTTGTTTTGCATGGTAGATATATTTGCACTGCACGAAAAGTTAAATGTAATATATGTTTAATAGATAAGTTTTGTGAATTCAAAGAAAAAAAATAA
- a CDS encoding RnfABCDGE type electron transport complex subunit B produces MLIILIFSILSFSFGVILSFIAYKFQSQNNPIIEAVNELLPQSQCAQCGYSGCHPYAMAIVNNAEKIDKCTPGGSNVILQISELLNIDKPSKSIFVKNEKIFNHIVWIDEKNCVGCSKCALFCPVDAIVGAPNFIHTVLQDFCTGCNICLLHCPTNCIKIKKR; encoded by the coding sequence ATGTTGATAATTTTAATTTTTAGTATTTTATCATTTTCATTTGGAGTTATATTAAGTTTTATTGCATATAAATTTCAATCACAAAATAATCCTATTATAGAAGCTGTTAATGAATTACTACCTCAAAGCCAATGTGCTCAATGTGGATATTCTGGTTGTCATCCTTATGCAATGGCAATCGTTAATAATGCTGAAAAAATAGATAAATGTACTCCTGGTGGAAGTAATGTTATATTACAAATTTCTGAATTATTAAATATAGATAAACCGTCAAAAAGTATTTTTGTTAAAAATGAAAAAATATTTAATCATATTGTATGGATTGATGAAAAAAATTGTGTTGGATGTTCTAAATGTGCTCTATTTTGTCCAGTAGATGCAATTGTTGGAGCACCTAATTTTATACATACAGTTTTACAAGATTTTTGTACAGGTTGTAATATTTGTTTATTACATTGTCCAACTAATTGCATTAAAATAAAAAAAAGATGA
- the priA gene encoding replication restart helicase PriA, giving the protein MKVIIVKVVLPLPIRRYFEYIMPPNSAFPVIGGRILVPFRSKYMIGIVIAFVIQTEKTQLNLKYAKKMIDNQSFYTSLVLDILIWISRNYYCPIGIVFFSILPKKLFSDSVVKDKIIYKWSITKKGKESNFANFKKRKKQFYTLLFLKKQSILSFELKTHNLSRFILKKLHNQGLCKLDILNSSSFIKKPSFKSKRRIFLNRKYLTIIDKILIKKNFSSWLFSKHNLYGKIKFYLHLIKTVLDKEMQILILVPHIKNINIMVVFLKKFFDVTIDSIHSELSNTKYLKNWIRTKKGENSIVIGTNKSIFLPFLKLGIILLFEEHNLNYKNIIQCSYNFRDIGIFRAYKEKIPIILDSDTPSLKTLYNILSKKCFYITTNKLNHIIKYNNSIINLKQERIRFGLSLTLINEIIQNYEKKQVLLIFNQVNFLFFLLKCNRCGSIFKCNNCHVYFELNQYRNVLFCKFCLIKIGIPSFCYNCGCLSLIVIKISIEKIKNIIQNIFPDRIIFFLLNKKDINKNMFNKNCFDFSIVSPCIIFTTEKIVQNYYFPFVSLIALTSIDNYFFSFKFRKLEYFAQFYFNLIQLTKYKKTLSKIIIQTSYLENINLKELCNNTYNVFANQTLLVRKNFFLPPWSCQVVIYSENKNPEKNIIFLNLIREIFIKQSTKYSIAIWFVGPHPIFILQLKKQFYQLLVQFTSRIQLNKLLNQSIEIINLFPISKRIKWFIEIDPN; this is encoded by the coding sequence ATGAAAGTGATTATTGTAAAAGTTGTTTTACCTTTACCAATTAGAAGATATTTTGAATATATTATGCCTCCTAATTCAGCATTTCCTGTTATTGGTGGTCGAATACTTGTTCCTTTTCGTTCTAAATATATGATAGGTATTGTAATTGCTTTTGTGATACAAACAGAAAAAACTCAATTAAATTTAAAATATGCAAAAAAAATGATTGATAATCAGTCTTTTTATACCAGTTTAGTATTAGATATTTTAATATGGATAAGTAGAAATTATTATTGTCCTATTGGTATTGTTTTTTTTTCTATTTTACCAAAAAAATTATTTAGTGATTCTGTTGTAAAGGATAAAATTATCTATAAATGGAGCATTACAAAAAAAGGAAAAGAAAGTAATTTTGCTAATTTTAAAAAAAGAAAAAAACAATTTTATACTTTACTTTTTTTAAAAAAACAAAGTATTTTAAGTTTCGAATTAAAAACACATAATTTATCTAGATTTATTTTGAAGAAGCTACACAATCAAGGATTATGTAAATTAGATATTTTAAACTCATCTTCTTTTATTAAAAAACCTTCTTTTAAAAGTAAAAGAAGAATTTTCTTAAATAGAAAATATCTAACTATTATTGATAAAATTTTAATAAAAAAAAATTTTTCATCTTGGTTGTTTTCTAAACATAATTTATATGGAAAAATTAAATTTTATTTACATCTAATTAAAACAGTATTAGATAAAGAAATGCAAATTTTGATTTTGGTTCCTCATATTAAAAATATAAATATAATGGTAGTTTTTTTAAAAAAATTTTTTGATGTTACTATCGATAGTATTCACTCAGAATTGTCAAATACTAAGTATTTAAAAAATTGGATAAGAACAAAAAAAGGTGAAAATTCTATTGTTATAGGAACAAATAAAAGTATTTTTTTACCTTTTTTAAAATTAGGTATAATTCTTCTTTTTGAAGAACATAATTTAAATTATAAAAATATTATTCAATGTAGTTATAATTTTAGGGATATAGGAATATTTCGAGCTTATAAGGAAAAGATACCAATAATTTTAGACTCAGATACACCTTCATTGAAAACTTTATACAACATATTATCTAAAAAATGTTTTTATATAACTACAAACAAATTGAATCATATTATAAAATATAATAATAGCATTATTAATTTAAAACAGGAAAGAATAAGATTTGGTCTTTCGTTAACTTTGATTAACGAAATCATTCAAAATTATGAAAAAAAACAAGTATTATTGATTTTTAATCAAGTAAATTTTTTATTTTTTTTATTAAAATGTAATAGATGTGGATCAATATTTAAATGTAATAACTGTCATGTTTACTTTGAATTAAATCAATATCGTAATGTTTTATTTTGTAAATTTTGTTTAATAAAAATTGGAATACCTTCATTTTGTTATAATTGTGGTTGTTTGTCTTTAATTGTAATAAAGATAAGTATAGAAAAAATAAAAAATATTATACAAAATATTTTTCCTGATAGAATAATTTTTTTCTTATTAAATAAGAAAGATATTAATAAAAATATGTTTAATAAAAATTGTTTTGATTTTTCTATTGTTAGTCCTTGCATTATTTTTACAACAGAAAAAATTGTTCAAAATTATTATTTTCCTTTTGTTAGCTTGATTGCTTTAACTTCTATTGATAATTATTTTTTTTCTTTTAAATTCCGAAAATTAGAATATTTTGCACAATTTTATTTTAACTTAATTCAATTAACTAAATATAAAAAAACACTATCTAAAATCATAATACAAACGTCATATTTAGAAAATATTAATTTAAAAGAACTATGTAATAACACGTATAATGTTTTTGCAAATCAAACATTATTAGTCAGAAAAAATTTTTTTTTACCACCTTGGAGCTGTCAGGTTGTTATTTATTCTGAAAATAAAAATCCAGAAAAAAATATTATATTTTTAAATTTAATTCGTGAAATTTTCATAAAACAATCCACTAAATATAGCATTGCGATTTGGTTTGTAGGACCTCATCCTATTTTTATATTGCAATTAAAAAAGCAGTTTTATCAGTTATTAGTTCAATTTACTTCACGTATACAACTTAATAAGTTGTTAAATCAATCTATAGAAATAATTAATCTTTTTCCCATTTCAAAAAGAATAAAATGGTTCATAGAGATTGATCCTAATTAA
- a CDS encoding iron-sulfur cluster assembly accessory protein yields the protein MKNNNANIYFPNKNEWKGFSITDNAIKQILFLINSHTDNKGIRLGIKKSGCAGFRYTMELIKKSELKQEKNKEEKTFTYKNIFICISSKEMPFLEGIKIDFIKNHINRVFKFYNPKLEKFCGCGESFSID from the coding sequence ATGAAAAATAATAATGCTAATATTTACTTTCCTAATAAAAACGAATGGAAAGGTTTTTCAATAACTGATAATGCTATAAAACAAATTTTGTTCTTAATAAATTCCCATACTGATAACAAAGGAATAAGATTGGGTATAAAAAAATCTGGATGTGCAGGATTTCGCTATACCATGGAATTAATTAAAAAATCAGAATTAAAACAAGAAAAAAATAAAGAAGAAAAAACATTTACTTATAAAAATATTTTCATCTGTATTTCTTCTAAAGAAATGCCATTTTTAGAGGGAATTAAAATAGATTTTATAAAAAATCATATTAATAGAGTATTTAAATTTTATAATCCTAAATTAGAAAAATTTTGTGGTTGTGGAGAAAGTTTTTCAATTGATTAA
- the rsxG gene encoding electron transport complex subunit RsxG, translating to MLKKILKNAFLISFFSIVSISTIIFINKITKTQIVLQNEKEKKLLLEQVLSLKILNEFNIKLYQIKNKSLGNLENHNLWLLFNQKNEPKGAVIETTAPDGYSGSINMLVAAYFNGTIIGVRVLSHRETPGIGDKIELSISNWITKFSGMHISSINDKNCTLKKYGGDIEQFTGATITPQAVTNSVKRTVIFIKNIPSILKF from the coding sequence ATGCTTAAAAAAATATTAAAAAATGCTTTTTTAATTAGTTTTTTTTCTATTGTTTCTATTTCGACTATAATTTTTATAAATAAAATCACAAAAACTCAAATAGTTCTTCAAAATGAAAAAGAAAAAAAACTTTTATTAGAACAAGTGTTATCTTTAAAAATATTAAATGAATTCAATATAAAATTATATCAAATAAAAAATAAATCTTTAGGAAATCTTGAAAATCATAATTTATGGTTATTATTTAACCAAAAAAACGAACCAAAAGGAGCTGTGATTGAAACAACTGCTCCTGATGGTTATTCTGGTTCTATTAACATGTTAGTAGCAGCGTATTTTAATGGAACAATTATTGGTGTAAGAGTATTATCTCATCGGGAAACTCCAGGAATTGGAGATAAAATTGAATTATCTATTTCTAATTGGATTACCAAATTTTCTGGTATGCATATTTCTTCTATAAACGATAAGAATTGTACATTAAAAAAATACGGAGGTGACATTGAACAATTTACAGGAGCTACAATAACTCCACAAGCAGTGACTAATTCGGTCAAAAGAACAGTTATTTTTATTAAAAACATACCATCAATTTTAAAATTTTAA
- the ydiK gene encoding AI-2E family transporter YdiK produces the protein MQNPKEKMDLSQSILSLIFIIAMSVISFIVIHPFILGFSWASMIVIATWPMMLKIQYFLWGKRLLAVASMTIILLLLFIIPVFFVVNSLIATSIPLIHWFRSNTLEFPELIWLQDIPLIGKKIFISYQELLAGDGGELIREVKPYMGRTTEFFISQAKNCGLFFMHLMLMLLFSVLLYWNGEKVSHAIRYFALRLSSKNGDAIILLAVQAVRAVALGVAVTALIQAILSGIGLLISGVPYWALLMIIIVFSCLIQIGPLPILVPSIIWLYWHNNTTWGTILLIWSCLVFILDHILRPFFIRMGADLPILLILSGVIGGLLAFGMIGLFIGPVVLVIFYRLIISWIYDISIDSFLKNASLKKD, from the coding sequence ATGCAAAATCCAAAAGAAAAGATGGATTTATCGCAGTCTATTTTATCACTAATATTTATTATTGCTATGAGTGTAATAAGCTTTATAGTAATTCATCCATTTATATTAGGATTTTCTTGGGCTAGTATGATTGTTATTGCTACCTGGCCTATGATGTTAAAAATACAATATTTTTTATGGGGAAAACGTTTACTTGCAGTAGCAAGTATGACTATTATTTTGTTATTATTATTTATAATTCCAGTTTTTTTTGTTGTAAATAGTTTAATTGCAACAAGTATTCCTCTAATTCATTGGTTTCGTTCAAATACTTTAGAATTTCCAGAATTAATATGGCTTCAAGATATTCCACTTATTGGTAAAAAAATATTTATTAGTTATCAAGAGTTATTAGCTGGTGATGGAGGTGAATTAATTCGAGAAGTTAAACCTTATATGGGACGTACTACTGAATTTTTTATAAGTCAAGCTAAAAATTGCGGATTATTTTTTATGCATTTAATGTTAATGTTATTATTTAGTGTGCTTTTATACTGGAATGGTGAAAAAGTTAGTCATGCTATACGCTATTTTGCATTACGTCTTAGTTCAAAAAATGGAGATGCTATAATTTTATTAGCCGTTCAAGCAGTAAGAGCGGTTGCATTAGGTGTAGCAGTAACAGCGTTAATTCAAGCGATATTATCTGGTATAGGATTATTAATTTCTGGGGTTCCTTATTGGGCATTATTAATGATAATTATCGTTTTTTCTTGTTTGATACAAATAGGACCATTACCAATATTAGTACCATCAATTATATGGCTATATTGGCACAATAATACTACTTGGGGGACAATATTATTAATTTGGAGTTGTCTTGTTTTCATACTTGATCATATACTTAGACCATTTTTTATACGAATGGGTGCTGATTTACCTATTTTATTAATTTTATCTGGGGTTATTGGTGGTTTATTAGCTTTTGGGATGATTGGTTTATTCATAGGACCTGTAGTATTAGTAATATTTTATCGTTTAATAATATCATGGATCTATGATATTTCTATTGATTCTTTTTTAAAGAATGCGTCCCTAAAAAAAGATTAA
- the tyrS gene encoding tyrosine--tRNA ligase: MSEFNLINILRNRGLISHITNEDNLNKLIQNNSISLYCGFDPTEESLHIGHLLPLITLKRFQIEGHKPIVLIGGATSLIGDPSFKKKERDLNHINIINIWTEKISKQIAYFLDFNCGQNSAVLLNNNTWFKEMNILSFLREVGKYFSINTMINRSAVKQRISRPDQGISFTEFSYTLLQAYDFFILHKRYQVYLQIGGADQWGNISSGMHLINRKMKKEVYGLTVPLLTQSNGIKFGKTELGTIWLDANKTSPYKFYQFWMNIDDSNIYYFLKIFTFVSILEIQKREQQKYIKNQIINDKIFLAKNITRLVHGEEKLLAVERITEFLFFKKIHQIQKSDLEQLKQDGIPSINISMIKDLQEALVLSSLATSRTQAKKMISANSISINTKKIKQNHLFENKDKLFGKFTLLSRGKKNHCLLCW, from the coding sequence ATGAGTGAATTTAATTTAATTAACATACTACGAAATAGAGGTTTAATATCTCATATTACAAATGAAGACAATTTAAATAAACTCATTCAAAATAATTCTATATCTCTTTATTGTGGTTTTGATCCTACAGAAGAAAGTTTACATATAGGTCATCTTTTACCTCTAATTACGTTAAAAAGATTTCAAATAGAGGGGCATAAACCTATTGTATTAATAGGTGGAGCTACTAGTTTAATTGGAGATCCTAGTTTTAAAAAAAAAGAGCGAGATTTAAATCATATTAATATTATTAATATTTGGACTGAAAAGATTAGTAAACAGATTGCTTATTTTTTAGATTTTAATTGTGGACAAAATAGTGCTGTATTATTAAATAATAATACATGGTTTAAAGAAATGAACATTTTGTCTTTTTTACGTGAAGTTGGAAAATATTTTTCAATTAACACTATGATTAATCGATCAGCAGTAAAACAACGTATTTCAAGACCTGATCAAGGAATTTCATTTACAGAGTTTTCTTATACTTTATTACAAGCATATGACTTTTTTATTTTACACAAGAGATACCAAGTATATCTTCAAATTGGAGGAGCAGATCAGTGGGGTAACATTTCTTCTGGAATGCATTTAATTAATCGTAAAATGAAAAAAGAAGTATATGGTTTAACGGTTCCACTATTGACTCAATCTAATGGAATTAAATTTGGAAAAACAGAATTAGGAACTATTTGGTTAGATGCGAACAAAACTAGTCCTTATAAATTTTATCAGTTTTGGATGAATATAGATGATTCTAATATTTATTATTTCTTAAAAATATTTACTTTTGTTAGTATATTAGAAATTCAAAAAAGAGAACAACAAAAATATATTAAAAACCAAATCATCAATGATAAAATTTTTCTTGCTAAGAATATCACTCGTTTGGTACATGGAGAAGAAAAATTATTAGCAGTAGAAAGAATTACTGAATTTCTTTTTTTTAAAAAAATTCATCAGATTCAAAAATCTGATCTCGAACAACTAAAACAAGATGGTATTCCTTCAATTAATATTAGTATGATAAAAGATTTACAAGAAGCATTAGTGTTGTCTTCTTTAGCAACATCTAGAACACAAGCCAAAAAGATGATTTCTGCAAATTCTATATCTATTAATACTAAAAAAATTAAACAAAATCATCTATTTGAAAATAAAGATAAATTATTTGGAAAATTTACATTGTTATCTAGAGGTAAAAAAAATCATTGTTTACTTTGTTGGTAG
- a CDS encoding riboflavin synthase subunit alpha, producing the protein MFTGIVDGFATVFDIKKKKKIHNLTTKLPSTLCKNIKIGDSIAHNGCCLTVKKIENYYIMCDIIEETLKSTNLGFLKIGENVNIERSVKYGDEIGGHIISGHVTNTVEIVKILNSDNNYILWLRLKNKNLKKYIFKKGFICLDGISLTVGNIIEDKFCVNIIPQTLFHTTIRNKKHGSLMNIEIDFYTQTIVDTTERLINEKNINIL; encoded by the coding sequence ATGTTTACAGGAATTGTAGATGGATTTGCTACTGTTTTCGATATAAAAAAGAAAAAAAAAATTCATAATTTAACTACTAAGTTACCATCTACTTTATGTAAAAATATAAAAATAGGTGATTCAATTGCACATAATGGATGTTGTTTAACGGTTAAGAAAATTGAAAATTATTATATAATGTGTGATATTATAGAAGAAACATTGAAAAGTACTAATTTAGGTTTTTTAAAAATTGGAGAAAATGTAAATATTGAAAGATCTGTAAAATATGGAGATGAAATTGGTGGTCATATAATATCTGGTCATGTTACAAATACAGTTGAAATTGTTAAAATATTAAATTCTGATAATAATTATATTTTGTGGTTAAGACTGAAAAATAAAAATTTAAAAAAATATATTTTTAAAAAGGGATTTATTTGTCTTGATGGAATTAGTTTAACGGTAGGAAATATTATTGAAGATAAATTCTGTGTAAACATTATACCACAAACTTTATTTCATACAACAATCAGAAATAAAAAACATGGTAGTTTAATGAATATAGAAATCGATTTTTATACACAAACTATTGTAGATACTACAGAACGATTAATTAATGAAAAAAATATTAATATTTTATAA